In Bacillota bacterium, the sequence TGCGCCGACCCGCGATCGGGTCGGCCCAATTGGCCGGCGCGCTCACCGGCTCACAGCCACCGCACAGCCAGGACGGCGATCGTGAAAACTGCCAGGATGATGATCGAGCCCCCCACCCGCCACGCGAGCTCGGGTGCTCCAGGGGAGGGCCACCGTATTCGACGCACGTGGAGCCTACACCGGCCAGCCTAAGGAGCTGGTCACGACCGTCCTGAGTGGCCGGGAACTGACCCGCCTAAGAGGGCCGCGGGAGGGCGGAATCCGTCATGAACCCCTCCTTCAGGCGACGTATTGGAAAAACAGGGGCAGTGGGGGCTGCCAGGATTTCTTCACCGGCCTCCCGTGGCATGGCGACGCGCCTTTGCATTCAGCCCGCTCCCGCCGGCAGCCATGACGCCCCGACCTTCCGGCCCGTGCAGGAGCCAGCTGCGGAGTTTTCCCCGAAACCCGGGGTCTTCCGCGTTATTCCGCAAGCAGGCGGAGTTCGCCCACCTCCACTACGTCGGTGATTGCCCCGCCGAGGCGACGGGGGATCAGGTGGCGGGCAGGCAGGGCGTGGCGTGGGACTTTCCTGGTTACAAGGACAACAATGCTTGGTTTTCCTGTTACCTGGCCGCCGACTTCCTTGCGTCCGAGCCCGGCTCCTGCCACGTTCGGTACCTTGCGGAGGCTGCCCGTGCCCGGGACCGGGCCATCGCGACCCCACATCGGAGTGTCACCATCCTTCCCCTCTCATCCTACGCCTGAAACCCGTCGGCGGCACCGGCGCGTGGGCGTGTCGGGACTCGTCTTGTCGCGCTGTGCCCCCGCCAACGCTACGATAGCACTTCCGACTCTTGTCGGAAGCGAGGGTATCGCCTGCCCGGTCCCGAGCCGGAAGACAGACCTGGTGGCCAAGCAGCCCTAGCCAGACCGGAGCATTCCTGACCCCGAGCGATGCTCACCCCGGGCTGAAAGCCAACACCGGGCACCATGCTGAACTGTGCGGCTCCCAAGGCTCCCCGCCCGGTCCCTTTGCCTCACTCTTGCCTCCGCGCCGCACGCCTCCTCTTCATAAGCTCGACCAGGAGGGAATCGAGCCTGGCGCTGACCTCCTGTACTACCTCCGGTTCCGCCTTACTCGTTTTCAGTCTGTAGAGTTCCTGCCGCAACTCCTCGATTTCGCGCAGCAGCGCGTCTTCGCTCGGGCCTTTCCCCACTGGATCCCCCCTTTCGCCGGGACCGGGCGGGGTCCTCGGGCACTCCCGACACAAGCCGGGGCGTACCACCCGGGGTCAGACCG encodes:
- a CDS encoding DUF2179 domain-containing protein, encoding MLQGRATVFDARGAYTGQPKELVTTVLSGRELTRLRGPREGGIRHEPLLQATYWKNRGSGGCQDFFTGLPWHGDAPLHSARSRRQP
- a CDS encoding aspartyl-phosphate phosphatase Spo0E family protein, which translates into the protein MGKGPSEDALLREIEELRQELYRLKTSKAEPEVVQEVSARLDSLLVELMKRRRAARRQE